In the genome of Gordonia rubripertincta, one region contains:
- the uraH gene encoding hydroxyisourate hydrolase translates to MTGLSTHVLDATSGSPAVGIEVSLQDASGTELSSGTTDSDGRIGKVNTDALVPGIYHLVFDTGNWFADNDIKAFYPEVDICFEVDDADRHYHVPVLLSPFAYSTYRGS, encoded by the coding sequence ATGACCGGTCTGTCCACCCATGTCCTCGACGCGACGTCGGGCTCCCCGGCCGTCGGCATCGAGGTGTCCCTGCAGGATGCCTCCGGCACCGAATTGTCCTCGGGCACCACCGATTCGGACGGACGCATCGGCAAGGTCAACACCGACGCCCTCGTCCCCGGTATCTACCACCTGGTCTTCGACACCGGGAACTGGTTCGCCGACAACGACATCAAGGCGTTCTACCCGGAGGTCGACATCTGCTTCGAGGTCGACGACGCCGACCGCCACTATCACGTCCCGGTGCTGCTGAGCCCGTTCGCGTATTCGACGTACCGCGGTAGCTGA
- a CDS encoding HNH endonuclease translates to MAPLDQILHQLIEVTPPADDPTGAKTFAQLEMIRLIRNAADHLLSSHTANLDDLNVAERHGSTTGRLLIEMGFPPAVATRATRIAENIGDLGKVEASAADGRLSGEVVDAIVRGLSTIGKRSPTELSDHDRTIYETELLTQALSGATPAEIQKHARTIGNAIADDDDGIPASDDKSLDTLSHHTTDDSRVEIHANVTQAVGEKFIAMIDERATPRPEPDGADDRRSADQRRVDALEILLDQAAHGASLDSIGAPRTQTLLTIPADGGDPAHLPWTGSVTQATAQKLSCDGTITEIIIDGETVPLEMGRERRLFPAHLRKAIIIRDRCCISCGAPHSHTQVHHIQHWSADGDTDLDNGCLLCQRCHTRVHHNGWDIIMGFDRHPWLVPPADIDPQRRPLPAYNRRTMRLDDAA, encoded by the coding sequence ATGGCACCGCTGGACCAGATTCTCCACCAACTCATCGAGGTCACCCCACCCGCCGACGACCCGACCGGGGCAAAGACTTTCGCCCAACTCGAGATGATTCGACTGATTCGCAACGCGGCGGACCATCTACTCAGTTCACACACAGCCAATCTCGACGATCTCAATGTGGCGGAGCGACATGGTTCCACCACCGGGAGACTGTTGATCGAGATGGGTTTCCCGCCCGCAGTCGCCACTCGCGCCACCCGTATCGCCGAGAACATCGGCGACCTGGGCAAGGTCGAGGCCTCCGCCGCCGACGGCCGCCTATCAGGTGAAGTCGTCGACGCCATTGTCCGCGGACTCAGCACAATCGGGAAACGCTCTCCCACAGAACTTTCCGACCACGACCGAACGATTTACGAAACCGAACTCCTCACCCAGGCCCTGTCCGGCGCCACACCCGCCGAGATACAGAAACACGCCCGGACGATCGGCAATGCCATCGCCGACGACGATGACGGCATCCCCGCGTCCGACGACAAGTCTCTGGACACGTTGTCGCACCACACGACCGACGACAGCCGCGTCGAGATTCATGCCAACGTGACACAGGCCGTGGGCGAGAAGTTCATCGCCATGATCGACGAACGTGCCACACCACGCCCCGAACCCGACGGCGCCGACGACCGCCGCTCCGCCGACCAACGACGCGTCGACGCCCTCGAGATACTCCTCGACCAAGCCGCCCACGGCGCATCCCTGGACAGCATCGGCGCTCCACGTACCCAAACCCTCTTGACCATCCCCGCCGACGGTGGTGACCCCGCCCACCTACCCTGGACCGGGTCGGTCACCCAGGCCACCGCGCAGAAACTCTCCTGCGACGGCACGATCACCGAGATCATCATCGACGGCGAGACCGTGCCCCTGGAAATGGGTCGCGAACGACGCCTGTTCCCGGCACACCTCCGCAAAGCCATCATCATCCGCGACCGATGCTGCATCAGTTGCGGTGCGCCACACTCCCACACCCAGGTCCACCACATCCAACACTGGTCCGCCGACGGCGACACCGACCTCGACAACGGCTGCCTACTCTGCCAACGCTGCCACACCCGCGTGCACCACAACGGCTGGGACATCATCATGGGCTTCGACCGCCACCCCTGGCTCGTGCCGCCGGCCGACATCGACCCCCAACGCCGACCGCTACCCGCCTACAACCGACGCACCATGCGCCTCGACGACGCCGCCTGA
- a CDS encoding xanthine dehydrogenase family protein molybdopterin-binding subunit: MSVVGSSPVPIGHARIDGVEKVRGTAPYAYEHLTDATYLWPITATVARGRVTAMDTAAAESTEGVVTVLTIDNAPRLADTSDGDLTILQTPEVAYRGQLIGAVVAESPEIAREAAASVAVTYDGAPHDTEFRADHPNRYRPEKVNGGFEPTSESGEPDRILDDPPAGTVMVDEWYSTPEEHNNPMEPHTVVATWAPAEELLTLYDSTQSTQGVVSALAPVLGLEPAQIRVIAPHVGGGFGSKGSPHSHDVLAAMAAMRVPGRAVKFAVTRQHMFAYVGHRAPTRSRLRIAADGDGNITALIHEAHTHSAHAKEFAEQAAVSSRMMYTAPNRRTDHHVVPLDVPPPFWFRAPGEAPGMFAGEVAMDELAHAVGLDPIELRLRNEPADDPESGKPWSSRLLVRCLRDGAERFGWDRRRAEPGTTRDGRQLVGYGVAASTYPHMVNPGNEASIAYRNGRYAVRIAATDIGTGAWTALTLIAAEALGIEPEQVDLQIGDSSLPSGSVAGGSSGTSSWGSAIVTAAQRFRTRFGDDPADGAELSAKTDENPDLKKFRIASFGAHFVEVRVDADTGEIRIPRMLGVFSIGRAINPRTVRSQLIGGMTFGISMALHEESVRDPRFGHVVTQDLAEYHVPVHADIADVDAVWLDDPDEHATPMGSRGAGELGIVGSAAAVVNAVYNATGVRVRDLPVHLDDLLEGLPDL, from the coding sequence ATGAGCGTCGTCGGATCGTCACCCGTCCCCATCGGCCACGCGCGGATCGACGGCGTCGAAAAGGTCCGCGGCACAGCGCCGTACGCCTACGAACACCTCACCGACGCGACATACCTGTGGCCGATCACCGCGACCGTCGCCCGCGGCCGGGTCACCGCGATGGACACCGCCGCAGCGGAATCGACCGAGGGGGTCGTCACGGTCCTCACCATCGACAACGCGCCCCGACTGGCCGACACCTCCGACGGCGATCTCACGATCCTGCAGACACCGGAGGTCGCGTATCGCGGCCAGCTGATCGGCGCGGTGGTCGCCGAATCCCCCGAGATCGCCCGCGAGGCGGCCGCTTCGGTGGCCGTGACCTACGACGGGGCACCCCACGACACCGAGTTCCGCGCCGACCATCCCAATCGGTACCGGCCGGAGAAGGTCAACGGCGGATTCGAACCCACCTCCGAGAGCGGCGAACCCGACCGGATCCTCGACGATCCGCCGGCGGGCACCGTCATGGTCGACGAGTGGTATTCGACGCCGGAGGAGCACAACAACCCGATGGAACCACACACCGTGGTCGCAACGTGGGCGCCCGCCGAGGAGCTCCTCACCCTGTACGACTCGACGCAGTCGACGCAGGGCGTGGTCTCCGCGTTGGCGCCCGTCCTTGGACTCGAACCCGCACAGATACGGGTGATCGCACCGCATGTCGGGGGCGGGTTCGGGTCCAAGGGTTCCCCTCATTCGCACGACGTGCTGGCAGCCATGGCGGCGATGCGTGTGCCCGGCCGAGCCGTGAAGTTCGCGGTGACCCGGCAACACATGTTCGCCTATGTCGGCCATCGCGCGCCGACGCGTTCCCGGCTGCGCATCGCCGCGGACGGCGACGGCAACATCACCGCGCTGATTCACGAGGCGCACACGCACAGCGCTCACGCGAAGGAGTTCGCCGAGCAGGCCGCCGTCTCGTCGCGGATGATGTACACCGCCCCCAACCGGCGCACCGACCATCATGTCGTACCCCTCGACGTACCGCCGCCGTTCTGGTTCCGCGCCCCCGGCGAAGCGCCCGGGATGTTCGCCGGTGAGGTGGCGATGGACGAACTCGCCCACGCCGTCGGACTCGACCCGATCGAACTGCGTCTCCGCAACGAACCCGCCGACGACCCGGAGAGCGGGAAGCCATGGTCGTCCCGGCTGCTCGTCCGCTGCCTGCGCGATGGCGCCGAACGGTTCGGCTGGGACCGTCGCCGCGCCGAGCCCGGCACGACCCGCGACGGACGGCAGCTGGTCGGATACGGCGTCGCGGCGTCGACGTATCCCCACATGGTGAACCCGGGCAACGAGGCCTCCATCGCCTATCGGAACGGCCGGTACGCGGTGCGGATAGCGGCCACCGACATAGGGACCGGCGCCTGGACAGCACTGACACTCATCGCCGCGGAAGCACTCGGGATCGAGCCTGAACAGGTCGACCTCCAGATCGGCGACAGCTCCCTGCCGAGCGGTTCGGTCGCGGGCGGCTCGTCGGGCACCTCGTCGTGGGGCTCGGCGATCGTCACCGCAGCACAACGATTCCGCACCAGGTTCGGCGACGATCCGGCCGACGGCGCCGAGCTCAGCGCGAAGACCGACGAGAACCCCGATCTGAAGAAATTCCGGATCGCCTCGTTCGGTGCCCACTTCGTCGAGGTCCGCGTCGACGCCGACACCGGCGAGATCCGCATCCCCCGCATGCTCGGGGTGTTCTCGATCGGGCGCGCCATCAATCCGCGCACGGTGCGGTCCCAGCTCATCGGCGGGATGACGTTCGGCATCTCGATGGCGCTGCACGAGGAGAGTGTCCGGGACCCGCGCTTCGGGCACGTCGTCACCCAGGACCTCGCCGAATATCACGTCCCAGTGCACGCCGACATCGCCGACGTCGACGCCGTCTGGCTCGACGATCCCGATGAACACGCGACACCGATGGGCTCGCGCGGGGCCGGTGAGCTCGGCATCGTCGGCAGTGCCGCGGCCGTCGTCAACGCGGTGTACAACGCGACGGGTGTCCGCGTCCGGGATCTGCCCGTGCACCTCGACGACCTGCTGGAGGGTCTACCGGACCTCTGA
- the uraD gene encoding 2-oxo-4-hydroxy-4-carboxy-5-ureidoimidazoline decarboxylase, with product MRPDEHLDPGGRGQLDRFNELTTDACVERLLACCSSPTWARRVAAERPFADPQELLDRADELLLELTETEIDQALAGHPRIGDRPDNASSAREQSGVSGADAAVVEELKKYNAAYEDKFGHVYLVFANGRPADELLEILRERMDNDPATERRVLRVELAKINRSRLIRMLRTPDTDEGASA from the coding sequence GTGCGCCCAGACGAACACCTCGACCCCGGCGGACGAGGACAACTCGATCGCTTCAACGAACTCACCACCGACGCGTGTGTCGAGCGTCTGCTAGCCTGCTGCAGCTCACCCACCTGGGCACGACGCGTCGCAGCGGAGCGGCCGTTCGCCGATCCACAAGAACTGCTCGATCGCGCCGACGAACTCCTGCTCGAGCTGACCGAGACCGAGATCGACCAGGCCCTCGCCGGGCACCCCAGGATCGGGGACCGCCCGGACAACGCCTCATCCGCCCGCGAACAGTCCGGGGTGTCCGGCGCGGACGCGGCAGTCGTCGAGGAACTGAAGAAGTACAACGCGGCGTACGAGGACAAGTTCGGCCACGTCTATCTGGTCTTCGCCAACGGCCGGCCCGCCGACGAGCTGCTGGAAATCCTCAGGGAACGCATGGACAACGACCCTGCGACCGAACGCCGCGTCCTACGCGTCGAGTTGGCGAAGATCAACCGCAGCCGCCTCATCCGTATGCTGAGGACACCAGACACCGACGAGGGAGCCTCCGCATGA
- a CDS encoding ISL3 family transposase, which yields MRATRLLPKLLKIENLVVLDVAIEDDDDGQLLVVSVRAKRRQGSRCPHCRRRRPGYDRPHHPRRWRHLDLGGMRCYLQGHIGRVDCSLHGVVTEHVPWARPAAKMTRRFDDTVAWLAAHSPSSAVCEYMRVSWRTVQRIIARVVADHTGQADRMDGLRRIGIDEIAYRKGRRYLTVIVDHDTGRLVWAREGATKKTLRQFFDELGATRSAQLTHVSADAGQYIETVVAERAPDAIRCMDPFHVVQWATRAVDRCRSRVLNRIHGLSNDDRRNLRWALLKNPENLTPGQQRTRELIVKRANSELARAYQLKEELRHIVTGEHSGTWRRLEHWLHRADRSRIIELVGLSRSVRQQQIQIYNSVVVGLSNARVEATNTHLRALTKRAYGFHSPEALIAMSTLTRGGACPALPHQ from the coding sequence TTGCGCGCTACTAGACTACTGCCGAAGTTGCTGAAGATCGAGAACCTGGTGGTTCTTGATGTCGCCATTGAAGACGACGATGACGGCCAGTTGTTGGTCGTCTCGGTCCGTGCGAAACGCAGGCAGGGCTCGCGGTGTCCACACTGTCGACGGCGTCGACCAGGCTATGACCGTCCACACCATCCGCGCCGTTGGCGACACCTCGACCTGGGCGGGATGCGCTGCTACCTGCAAGGACACATTGGACGGGTCGACTGCAGCCTGCACGGCGTCGTCACAGAACATGTGCCGTGGGCACGGCCGGCAGCAAAGATGACGCGCCGATTCGACGACACGGTCGCCTGGCTCGCCGCGCACAGTCCATCATCCGCGGTGTGTGAGTACATGAGGGTGTCGTGGCGAACAGTGCAACGCATCATCGCTCGAGTCGTTGCCGATCACACCGGACAGGCCGACCGAATGGATGGGTTGCGCAGGATTGGTATCGATGAAATCGCCTACCGAAAAGGTCGGCGATATCTGACGGTGATCGTCGACCACGACACCGGCAGGTTGGTGTGGGCGCGTGAGGGTGCAACCAAGAAGACGCTTCGCCAGTTCTTCGACGAGCTCGGCGCCACGCGCAGTGCACAGCTGACCCATGTGAGCGCCGACGCGGGTCAGTACATCGAAACGGTTGTTGCAGAACGTGCTCCGGATGCCATTCGATGCATGGATCCGTTTCATGTCGTCCAGTGGGCCACCCGTGCCGTGGACCGTTGTCGTAGCCGGGTCCTCAACCGGATCCACGGTCTCTCCAACGACGATCGTAGGAATCTGAGGTGGGCACTGTTGAAGAACCCCGAGAACCTCACCCCCGGTCAACAGCGGACCCGTGAGCTGATCGTCAAACGCGCCAATAGTGAACTCGCTCGCGCGTATCAACTGAAAGAGGAACTCCGCCACATCGTTACCGGGGAACATTCCGGCACGTGGCGACGGCTCGAGCACTGGTTACATCGAGCTGATCGTAGTCGAATCATCGAACTCGTCGGTCTCTCCAGATCGGTACGACAGCAACAGATCCAGATCTACAACTCCGTTGTCGTGGGCCTATCGAACGCCCGGGTGGAGGCCACCAACACGCATCTGAGGGCACTGACCAAACGGGCCTACGGATTCCACTCACCAGAAGCACTCATCGCGATGTCGACACTCACACGAGGAGGGGCGTGTCCTGCTCTGCCACACCAGTAG
- a CDS encoding pyruvate carboxylase, with protein MFDKVLVANRGEIAIRAFRAAYELGARTVAVYPYEDRNSVHRLKADESYQIGLPGHPVRAYLSVEEVVSAAVRCGADAIYPGYGFLSENQGLAAACAEAGITFVGPSADILEMTGNKATAVAAAKAAGIPVLASSEPSSDLDELLAAAEDMHFPVFVKAVAGGGGRGMRRVDDRGDLAEAIAAASREAESAFGDATVFLEQAVVNPRHIEVQILADTHGNVIHLYERDCSLQRRHQKVIELAPAPNLPDELREKICADAVAFARHIGYTCAGTVEFLLDEQGRHVFIEMNPRIQVEHTVTEEITDVDLVSSQLRIAAGESLDDLGLSQESIRIRGAALQCRITTEDPSNGFRPDVGRITAYRSPGGAGVRLDGGANLGAEVSGHFDSMLVKLTCRGRDFPTAVRRARRAVAEFRIRGVATNIPFLQAVLDDADFRAGRVTTSFIDERPGLLTQRVSADRGTKILSYLAEVTVNKPHGERPTTVYPRDKLPTVERAVLASPKDGSRQRLLQLGPEGFARDLRESPRLGITDTTFRDAHQSLLATRVRTTGLVNVAPYVAALTPELLSVECWGGATYDVALRFLKEDPWDRLAQLREAMPNICLQMLLRGANTVGYTPYPTKVTTAFVEEATDVGIDIFRIFDALNNIDAMRPAIDAVRETGTAVAEVAMSYTGDLSSPSEDLYTLDYYLRLAEQIVEAGAHVLAIKDMAGLLRAPAATKLVTALRKNFDLPIHVHTHDTPGGQLATYMAAWQAGADAVDGASAALAGTTSQPPLSAIVAATANTDRDSGIDLARVCDLEPYWEALRKVYAPFESGLPAPTGRVYSHEIPGGQLSNLRQQAISLGLGNRFEAVEQAYAAADSMLGRLVKVTPSSKVVGDLALALVGRGITASDFAADPSSYDIPDSVIGFLRGELGDPPGGWPEPLRSLALEGRAPAPEVKQLTADDEAILDKPGRDRQVRLNHLLFPGPAKEFEEHYETYGDTSRLSANQFFYGLRYGEEHRVNLEPGVELMIGLEAISEPDEKGMRTVMCVLNGQLRPIAVRDHSIDSAVASAEKADRANPKHVGAPFAGVVSLSVDVGDEVAVGATIGTIEAMKMEAAITAPVAGKVTRVAISSVTQVSPGDLLVEIS; from the coding sequence ATGTTCGACAAGGTTCTGGTTGCCAACCGGGGTGAGATCGCGATCCGCGCGTTCCGCGCCGCTTATGAGTTGGGGGCGCGCACGGTCGCGGTGTATCCGTATGAGGACCGCAACTCGGTTCATCGCCTGAAGGCTGATGAGTCGTACCAGATCGGCTTGCCGGGGCATCCCGTGCGCGCGTACCTCTCGGTCGAGGAGGTGGTTTCTGCTGCCGTGCGATGCGGCGCCGACGCGATCTACCCCGGTTATGGTTTCCTGTCGGAGAATCAGGGCCTCGCTGCGGCCTGTGCCGAGGCCGGTATCACCTTCGTCGGGCCCAGCGCCGACATCTTGGAGATGACCGGCAACAAGGCCACCGCGGTGGCTGCGGCGAAGGCTGCGGGGATTCCGGTGCTGGCGTCGTCGGAGCCGTCGTCGGATCTCGACGAACTGCTCGCCGCCGCCGAGGACATGCACTTTCCGGTTTTCGTGAAGGCGGTCGCCGGTGGTGGTGGTCGCGGTATGCGTCGGGTCGACGATCGTGGGGACCTGGCCGAGGCGATCGCGGCGGCATCGCGTGAGGCGGAGTCGGCGTTCGGCGATGCGACGGTGTTCCTCGAGCAGGCGGTGGTCAACCCGCGCCACATCGAGGTGCAGATCCTCGCCGACACCCACGGCAACGTGATCCACCTGTATGAGCGTGACTGCAGCTTGCAGCGTCGTCATCAGAAGGTCATCGAGCTCGCTCCGGCCCCGAACCTTCCGGATGAGTTGCGGGAGAAGATCTGTGCCGACGCGGTGGCCTTTGCCCGTCATATCGGTTACACGTGCGCTGGGACGGTGGAGTTCCTCCTCGACGAGCAGGGGCGCCACGTGTTCATCGAGATGAACCCGCGTATCCAGGTCGAGCACACGGTGACCGAGGAGATCACCGACGTCGACCTGGTGAGTTCGCAGCTGCGGATCGCGGCGGGGGAGTCCCTTGATGATCTGGGTTTGTCGCAGGAGTCCATCCGTATTCGCGGTGCCGCGTTGCAGTGCCGCATCACCACCGAGGACCCGTCGAACGGTTTCCGTCCGGATGTGGGTCGGATCACCGCCTATCGCAGCCCGGGCGGCGCGGGTGTCCGCCTCGACGGTGGCGCGAACCTCGGTGCCGAGGTGAGTGGTCACTTCGACTCGATGTTGGTCAAGTTGACCTGTCGTGGAAGGGATTTCCCGACCGCGGTGCGTCGGGCCCGGCGCGCGGTGGCCGAGTTCCGCATCCGTGGTGTGGCGACCAACATCCCGTTCCTGCAGGCCGTGCTCGACGATGCGGACTTCCGCGCCGGTCGGGTGACCACCTCGTTCATCGATGAGCGGCCGGGTCTGTTGACCCAGCGTGTGTCGGCTGACCGCGGTACCAAGATCCTGTCGTACCTGGCCGAGGTGACGGTCAACAAGCCGCACGGCGAGCGGCCGACCACGGTGTACCCGCGTGACAAGCTGCCCACCGTCGAGCGCGCCGTGCTCGCATCGCCGAAAGACGGTTCGCGGCAGCGTCTTCTGCAGCTCGGGCCGGAAGGGTTCGCTCGTGATCTGCGGGAGAGTCCGCGTCTGGGCATCACCGACACCACCTTCCGTGATGCTCATCAGTCGCTGCTGGCGACGCGCGTGCGTACCACCGGTCTGGTCAACGTCGCACCGTACGTCGCGGCGTTGACGCCGGAGCTGTTGTCGGTGGAGTGCTGGGGCGGTGCGACTTACGATGTGGCGCTGCGCTTTCTGAAGGAAGACCCGTGGGATCGGTTGGCGCAGTTGCGCGAGGCGATGCCCAACATCTGCCTGCAGATGCTGCTGCGCGGCGCCAACACCGTCGGGTACACGCCGTACCCGACCAAGGTCACCACGGCTTTTGTCGAAGAGGCCACCGACGTCGGTATCGACATCTTCCGGATCTTCGACGCGCTCAACAACATCGACGCGATGCGTCCGGCGATCGACGCGGTCCGTGAGACGGGGACCGCGGTGGCCGAGGTGGCGATGAGCTACACCGGTGACCTGTCGTCGCCGTCGGAGGATCTCTACACCCTCGACTACTACCTGCGTCTGGCCGAGCAGATCGTTGAGGCGGGCGCACACGTGCTGGCGATCAAGGACATGGCCGGTCTGTTGCGGGCCCCGGCGGCGACCAAGCTGGTCACGGCGCTGCGTAAGAACTTCGACCTGCCGATCCACGTGCACACCCACGACACCCCGGGTGGCCAGCTCGCCACGTACATGGCGGCCTGGCAGGCCGGTGCGGATGCGGTGGACGGTGCGAGTGCGGCGCTGGCCGGCACGACCAGTCAGCCCCCGCTGTCGGCGATCGTGGCGGCGACGGCGAACACCGACCGTGACAGTGGCATCGACCTGGCCCGGGTTTGCGACCTCGAGCCGTACTGGGAGGCGCTGCGCAAGGTGTACGCGCCGTTCGAGTCCGGGCTGCCGGCTCCGACCGGTCGGGTGTACTCCCACGAGATCCCGGGCGGTCAGCTGTCGAACCTGCGTCAGCAGGCCATCTCGCTGGGTCTGGGTAACCGCTTCGAGGCCGTCGAGCAGGCCTACGCCGCCGCCGATTCGATGCTGGGTCGCCTGGTCAAGGTGACGCCGTCGTCGAAGGTCGTCGGTGACCTGGCGCTGGCTTTGGTCGGTCGCGGGATCACCGCGTCGGACTTCGCCGCCGACCCGAGTTCCTACGACATCCCGGACTCGGTGATTGGGTTCCTGCGTGGCGAACTCGGTGATCCGCCCGGTGGCTGGCCGGAGCCGCTGCGCAGCCTCGCGCTCGAAGGTCGGGCACCGGCGCCAGAGGTCAAGCAGCTGACCGCCGACGACGAGGCGATCCTGGACAAGCCCGGCCGTGATCGTCAGGTGCGTCTGAACCATCTGTTGTTCCCCGGGCCCGCCAAGGAGTTCGAGGAGCACTACGAGACCTACGGCGACACCTCGCGGTTGTCGGCGAACCAGTTCTTCTACGGTCTGCGCTACGGCGAGGAACATCGCGTCAACCTCGAGCCCGGCGTCGAGTTGATGATCGGTCTCGAGGCCATCAGCGAGCCCGACGAGAAGGGCATGCGCACCGTGATGTGTGTGCTCAACGGTCAACTGCGTCCGATCGCGGTCCGCGACCACAGCATCGACTCCGCGGTCGCCAGCGCCGAGAAGGCCGATCGGGCCAACCCGAAGCACGTCGGGGCGCCGTTCGCCGGCGTGGTCTCCCTGTCGGTCGACGTGGGTGACGAGGTCGCCGTCGGCGCGACGATCGGCACCATCGAGGCGATGAAGATGGAAGCGGCCATCACCGCACCCGTCGCAGGCAAGGTCACCCGCGTCGCGATCAGCTCGGTCACCCAGGTGTCGCCGGGTGACCTGCTCGTCGAGATCAGCTGA
- a CDS encoding nucleoside/nucleotide kinase family protein produces MSAHDDVAALLGSAAARVVVGVTGPPGAGKTTLARSLVDEFTSRLGSAAVGYVPMDGYHLPNAVLDRLGRRDRKGAPDTFDAAGFVATLRRIREGLDDVYVPDFDHTAGEPISGSLVVPASARLVIVEGNYLGLDVPDWRDVRQVLDRLIYVDADAETRRERLLNRHIAAGKTDAEARAWIEAVDEPNAELIATTRARADTIVD; encoded by the coding sequence ATGTCGGCCCACGACGACGTGGCCGCGCTGCTCGGGTCGGCCGCGGCGCGGGTCGTCGTCGGCGTCACCGGACCTCCGGGCGCCGGCAAGACAACACTCGCGCGGTCTCTCGTCGACGAATTCACCTCGAGGCTGGGCTCCGCCGCGGTCGGGTACGTCCCGATGGACGGTTATCACCTGCCGAACGCCGTTCTCGATCGGCTCGGCCGTCGTGACCGCAAGGGCGCACCCGACACCTTCGACGCCGCGGGGTTCGTCGCCACCCTGCGCCGCATCCGCGAGGGTCTGGACGACGTCTACGTCCCCGACTTCGACCACACTGCGGGAGAGCCGATCTCGGGGTCGCTGGTCGTTCCCGCATCCGCGCGGCTGGTGATCGTCGAGGGAAACTACCTCGGGCTCGATGTGCCCGACTGGCGGGATGTGCGGCAAGTCCTGGACCGCCTAATCTACGTCGACGCCGACGCGGAGACCCGTCGCGAGCGGCTCCTGAACCGGCACATCGCCGCCGGGAAAACCGACGCCGAGGCGCGCGCCTGGATCGAGGCCGTCGACGAACCCAATGCGGAGCTCATCGCCACGACCCGCGCGCGGGCGGACACGATCGTCGACTGA
- a CDS encoding nucleotidyltransferase family protein, whose amino-acid sequence MTAPGEDSEVGDVVGVVLAAGAGSRYGMPKILADDGRWLRMATDALRAGGCADIAVTMGAALVEPPAGTTALVVDDWAAGIGASVSAALDWAERRPGVGGVVLTVVDTPDVGPDVVRRIVEASGGRRGDLVRAVFDGRRGHPVYIGADHLGPASEVIHGDMGAQRYLRDRQVTCVECGDLATGQDIDTWE is encoded by the coding sequence GTGACGGCGCCAGGTGAGGACAGCGAAGTCGGTGACGTTGTCGGTGTGGTGCTCGCCGCCGGTGCCGGCAGCCGGTACGGGATGCCCAAGATCCTTGCCGACGACGGCCGCTGGTTGAGGATGGCGACGGACGCGCTGAGGGCCGGTGGGTGCGCGGACATCGCGGTCACGATGGGCGCTGCGCTCGTCGAGCCGCCCGCCGGTACCACCGCGCTCGTCGTCGACGACTGGGCCGCCGGAATCGGCGCGTCGGTGTCTGCGGCGCTCGACTGGGCCGAGCGTCGGCCCGGGGTGGGCGGCGTGGTGCTCACCGTCGTCGACACCCCGGATGTCGGGCCCGACGTGGTGCGTCGCATCGTCGAGGCATCCGGAGGGCGACGCGGGGATCTGGTACGTGCCGTCTTCGACGGCCGGCGGGGGCACCCGGTGTACATCGGCGCCGATCATCTCGGTCCGGCATCCGAGGTCATCCACGGAGATATGGGTGCGCAGCGGTATCTGCGAGATCGGCAGGTGACCTGCGTCGAATGTGGCGACCTGGCCACGGGGCAGGACATCGACACCTGGGAATGA